Proteins from a genomic interval of Callospermophilus lateralis isolate mCalLat2 chromosome 1, mCalLat2.hap1, whole genome shotgun sequence:
- the Tmub1 gene encoding transmembrane and ubiquitin-like domain-containing protein 1, translated as MALIEGVGDEVTILFAVLACLLVLALAWVSTHTTEGSDTLPQPPGTSTPAQPSEVMAATDSIRGEAPGAESPSLRHRGQAAQPEPGVTATTPPPDSPQEPLVLRLKFLNDSEQVARAWPHDTIGSLKRTQFPGQEHQVRLIYQGQLLGDDSQTLGSLHLPPNCVLHCHVSTRVGSPHPPCPPGSEPGPSGLEIGSLLLPLLLLLLLLLWYCQIQYRPFFPLTATLGLAGFTLLLSLLAFAMYRP; from the exons ATGGCCTTGATTGAAGGGGTGGGTGATGAGGTGACCATCCTTTTTGCGGTGCTTGCCTGCCTTCTGGTGCTGGCCCTTGCCTGGGTCTCAACACATACCACCGAGGGCTCCGATACCCTGCCCCAACCACCAGGGACTTCAACGCCAGCCCAGCCCAGCGAAGTCATGGCAGCCACTGACAGCATCAGAGGAGAGGCTCCAGGGGCCGAGTCCCCCAGCTTGAGACACAGAGGTCAAGCTGCACAGCCAGAGCCTGGAGTCACTGCAACAACACCACCCCCAGACTCCCCACAGGAGCCCCTCGTGCTACGGCTCAAATTCCTCAATGATTCGGAGCAGGTGGCCAGAGCCTGGCCTCATGACACCATTGGCTCCTTGAAAAG GACCCAGTTTCCCGGCCAGGAACACCAGGTGCGACTCATCTACCAAGGCCAGCTTCTAGGAGACGACAGTCAGACACTGGGCAGCCTTCACCTCCCTCCCAACTGCGTACTCCACTGCCACGTGTCAACGAGGGTCGGTTCCCCACATCCCCCCTGCCCACCGGGGTCAGAGCCAGGCCCCTCCGGGCTGGAAATCGGCAGCCTGCTGCTgcccctgctgctgctgctgctccttCTGCTCTGGTACTGCCAGATCCAGTACCGGCCCTTCTTTCCCCTGaccgccaccctgggcctagccgGCTTCACCCTGCTCCTCAGTCTCCTGGCCTTTGCCATGTACCGCCCATAG